The Buttiauxella selenatireducens genome has a window encoding:
- the fruB gene encoding fused PTS fructose transporter subunit IIA/HPr protein gives MFQLSVQDIHPGASAGNKEEAIRQVAAALAQAGNVSIGYVEGMLARELQTSTYLGNGIAIPHGTTDTRDLVLKTGVQVFQFPQGIEWGEGQTAYVAIGIAASSDEHLGLLRQLTHVLSDDDVAEQLKNATSAEELRALLMGEKQSASLLFDNSLLALDVTATDLMTLQALNAGRIKQAGAANTAFVSNVISNKPLYLGQGIWLNDSTEGNLASAVAISRPVSAFETEGQPVSLLMTVAVADDQPLQVLNRLSDMLINNTADRLLNADAPALLTMLTSDVAPEQNSLSADFQIRNEHGLHARPGTVLVNTIKQFNSEITVTNLDGTGKPANGRSLMKVVALGVKKGHHLRFTAQGDDAELALKAIGEAVAAGLGEGAA, from the coding sequence ATGTTCCAGTTATCTGTGCAGGACATTCATCCGGGGGCGAGCGCCGGAAATAAAGAAGAAGCCATACGTCAGGTTGCCGCAGCACTCGCGCAAGCGGGCAACGTCAGCATTGGCTACGTGGAAGGTATGCTGGCTCGCGAGCTGCAAACTTCCACTTACCTGGGTAATGGTATTGCCATTCCACACGGCACCACCGATACCCGCGACCTGGTGCTGAAAACGGGTGTTCAGGTATTTCAGTTTCCGCAGGGAATCGAGTGGGGCGAAGGCCAAACCGCCTATGTTGCTATTGGTATCGCCGCGAGCTCTGACGAGCACCTTGGTTTACTGCGTCAGCTGACGCATGTGCTTAGTGATGACGACGTTGCTGAACAACTCAAAAACGCAACTTCAGCAGAAGAGCTCCGTGCGTTGCTGATGGGCGAAAAACAGTCTGCATCGTTGCTTTTTGACAACTCATTACTGGCACTTGATGTGACTGCCACCGACCTGATGACGCTGCAGGCATTAAATGCCGGGCGCATCAAGCAGGCAGGTGCGGCAAACACGGCGTTTGTCAGCAATGTCATTTCCAACAAACCACTTTACCTGGGCCAGGGGATTTGGCTGAACGACAGCACGGAAGGCAACCTTGCTAGTGCTGTGGCAATCAGCCGTCCTGTTAGCGCGTTTGAAACTGAAGGCCAACCGGTATCGCTTTTGATGACGGTTGCTGTGGCCGACGATCAACCATTACAGGTGCTTAACCGTCTGAGCGACATGCTGATTAACAATACAGCTGACCGCTTGCTGAATGCGGATGCGCCCGCGTTGCTGACGATGCTGACCAGCGATGTCGCACCAGAACAGAACAGCCTGAGCGCAGATTTCCAGATTCGTAATGAACACGGTTTACATGCTCGTCCGGGCACCGTGCTGGTGAACACCATCAAACAATTTAATAGTGAGATTACCGTGACCAACCTTGATGGCACAGGCAAACCTGCCAATGGACGCAGTTTGATGAAAGTGGTGGCGCTTGGCGTGAAGAAAGGCCACCACCTGCGCTTTACCGCACAGGGTGACGATGCTGAACTTGCGCTGAAAGCGATTGGTGAAGCTGTTGCAGCCGGTCTGGGCGAGGGGGCAGCATGA
- the fruK gene encoding 1-phosphofructokinase — protein sequence MSRRVATITLNPAYDLVGYTPEIERGEVNLVRTTGLHAAGKGINVAKVLKDLGIDVTVGGFLGKDNQDGFQQLFSELGIANRFQVVQGRTRINVKLTEKDGEVTDLNFSGFEVTQSDWDRFVADSLSWLGQFDMVCVSGSLPAGVSPEAFTDWMTRLRSLCPCIIFDSSREALVAGLKAAPWLVKPNRRELEIWAGRKLPDMKDVIDAAHALREQGIAHVVISLGAEGALWVNASGEWIAKPPTCEVVSTVGAGDSMVGGLIYGLLMRESSEHTLRLATAVAALAVSQSNVGITDRTQLAAMMARVDLKPFN from the coding sequence ATGAGTCGTCGCGTCGCAACCATTACGCTAAACCCGGCTTACGACCTGGTCGGTTACACACCGGAAATTGAGCGTGGTGAAGTTAATCTGGTGCGTACCACCGGCTTACACGCTGCTGGTAAAGGCATTAACGTTGCTAAGGTTCTGAAAGATCTCGGTATCGATGTCACGGTTGGCGGCTTCCTTGGGAAAGACAACCAGGATGGCTTCCAGCAACTGTTCAGCGAGTTGGGAATTGCTAACCGCTTCCAGGTTGTACAGGGCCGTACTCGTATCAACGTAAAACTGACAGAAAAAGACGGTGAAGTCACCGACCTGAATTTCTCCGGTTTTGAAGTGACTCAGTCGGACTGGGATCGTTTTGTTGCTGATTCACTAAGCTGGCTTGGTCAGTTTGACATGGTCTGCGTCAGTGGCAGCTTACCGGCAGGCGTCTCCCCGGAAGCGTTTACCGACTGGATGACCCGTCTGCGTAGCCTGTGTCCGTGCATTATTTTCGACAGCAGCCGCGAAGCGTTAGTTGCGGGTCTGAAAGCGGCGCCGTGGTTGGTGAAACCGAATCGCCGCGAGCTGGAAATCTGGGCAGGCCGTAAGCTTCCGGATATGAAAGATGTGATTGATGCCGCCCATGCGCTGCGTGAACAGGGTATTGCTCATGTGGTTATCTCTCTGGGTGCCGAAGGCGCACTTTGGGTTAACGCCTCCGGTGAATGGATAGCGAAGCCGCCAACTTGCGAAGTCGTCAGCACCGTCGGTGCCGGGGATTCCATGGTGGGTGGACTTATCTACGGCCTGTTAATGCGTGAATCCAGTGAACATACTTTACGTCTGGCGACGGCAGTTGCGGCGCTGGCGGTAAGTCAGAGCAACGTCGGTATCACCGATCGTACTCAACTGGCGGCCATGATGGCTCGTGTTGATCTGAAACCTTTTAACTGA
- the fruA gene encoding PTS fructose transporter subunit IIBC: protein MKTLLIIEPGLGQARAYLAKTLLGSAAQKAHLQIIDNPNEADMAIVVGTAIPADNSLNGKNVFLGDIDRAVQHPELFLSEAKSKAKPYKAPVNIAPVAAAKGPKRVVAVTACPTGVAHTFMAAEAIETEAKKRGWWVKVETRGSVGAGNAITPEEVADADLVIVAADIEVDLAKFAGKPMYRTSTGLALKKTAQELDKAVVEATPFVANAQSASNAKEGKKEAAGAYRHLLTGVSYMLPMVVAGGLCIALSFAFGIEAFKEPGTLAAALMQIGGGSAFALMVPVLAGYIAFSIADRPGLTPGLIGGMLAVSTGSGFIGGIIAGFLAGYIAKLISTKLKLPASMEALKPILIIPLFSSLIVGLAMIYVIGTPVAKILEGLTHWLQTMGTANAVLLGAILGGMMCTDMGGPVNKAAYAFGVGLLSTQTYAPMAAIMAAGMVPPLAMGLATFVARRKFDKAQQEGGKAAMVLGLCFITEGAIPFAARDPMRVLPCCIVGGAVTGAISMAVGAKLMAPHGGLFVLLIPGAITPVVGYLIAIVAGTLLAGLSYAFLKRPETELAVKTA from the coding sequence ATGAAAACGCTGCTGATTATCGAACCCGGTCTTGGGCAAGCTCGCGCATACCTTGCAAAAACGTTGCTCGGCTCCGCGGCGCAGAAAGCGCACTTGCAGATTATCGACAATCCGAACGAAGCTGACATGGCGATTGTGGTGGGTACCGCGATTCCTGCTGATAACTCGCTGAATGGCAAAAATGTATTCCTCGGTGATATCGACCGTGCGGTACAACATCCAGAACTGTTTTTAAGTGAAGCAAAAAGCAAAGCCAAACCTTACAAGGCACCGGTAAATATAGCGCCAGTGGCTGCGGCTAAAGGCCCAAAACGCGTCGTTGCGGTGACAGCGTGCCCGACAGGTGTCGCGCATACCTTTATGGCGGCTGAAGCGATTGAAACCGAAGCTAAAAAGCGTGGCTGGTGGGTAAAAGTCGAAACACGTGGTTCAGTCGGTGCGGGTAATGCGATTACACCAGAAGAAGTGGCTGACGCTGATTTAGTGATTGTCGCTGCGGATATCGAAGTGGATCTGGCTAAATTTGCTGGCAAGCCGATGTACCGCACTTCAACAGGTTTGGCGCTGAAGAAAACCGCACAAGAGCTGGATAAAGCGGTTGTTGAAGCAACACCTTTCGTTGCGAACGCCCAGAGTGCTTCGAACGCTAAAGAAGGCAAGAAAGAGGCGGCGGGTGCTTATCGTCACCTGTTAACCGGTGTTTCATACATGCTGCCGATGGTAGTTGCGGGCGGCTTGTGTATCGCACTGTCCTTTGCTTTCGGTATTGAAGCGTTTAAAGAACCCGGCACGCTGGCAGCAGCACTGATGCAAATCGGTGGCGGTTCGGCCTTTGCGTTGATGGTGCCCGTTCTTGCGGGTTACATTGCGTTTTCCATAGCTGACCGTCCTGGCTTAACTCCTGGTCTTATCGGCGGCATGTTAGCCGTTAGCACCGGATCTGGTTTTATCGGCGGTATTATTGCGGGCTTCCTCGCTGGTTACATCGCGAAGCTGATTAGCACTAAGCTGAAACTGCCTGCCAGTATGGAAGCGTTGAAGCCAATTCTGATCATCCCGCTGTTCTCAAGCCTGATTGTTGGCCTGGCGATGATTTACGTTATTGGTACGCCGGTTGCGAAAATCCTCGAAGGTTTGACTCACTGGCTGCAAACCATGGGCACCGCGAATGCGGTACTGCTGGGCGCAATTCTTGGCGGCATGATGTGTACCGACATGGGTGGCCCGGTGAACAAAGCAGCTTACGCATTTGGTGTCGGTCTGCTGAGTACCCAAACCTACGCACCTATGGCCGCGATTATGGCCGCAGGGATGGTTCCACCGTTAGCCATGGGCCTGGCAACATTTGTCGCGCGTCGTAAATTCGACAAGGCGCAGCAAGAGGGCGGTAAAGCGGCAATGGTTCTGGGCCTGTGCTTCATCACCGAAGGGGCAATCCCGTTCGCTGCCCGTGACCCGATGCGTGTACTGCCGTGCTGTATCGTGGGCGGAGCGGTAACAGGCGCAATCTCGATGGCGGTAGGCGCAAAACTGATGGCTCCGCATGGCGGTCTGTTTGTTCTGCTGATCCCTGGTGCGATTACCCCGGTTGTGGGTTACCTGATTGCGATTGTGGCGGGTACGTTGCTGGCGGGTCTGTCTTATGCCTTCCTGAAACGTCCGGAAACAGAGTTAGCGGTTAAAACTGCATAA
- the nfo gene encoding deoxyribonuclease IV, producing the protein MKFIGAHVSAAGGLENAAIRAHELEATAFALFTKNQRQWRAAPLSDEVISQFKRACEKYNYGPGQILPHDSYLINLGHPVEEALEKSREAFIDELERCMKLGLSLLNFHPGSHLMQIPEEECLARIAQSINIALDKTEGVTAVIENTAGQGSNLGFRFEHLAAIIEGVEDKSRVGVCIDTCHAFAAGYDLRTEADCEKTFAEFDRIVGFKYLRGMHLNDAKSAFGSRVDRHNSLGEGNIGHTPFAWIMRDNRFDGIPMILETTNPDIWAEEIAWLKAQQHEEATA; encoded by the coding sequence ATGAAGTTTATTGGCGCACACGTCAGTGCCGCTGGTGGTCTGGAAAATGCTGCGATTCGCGCGCATGAGCTTGAAGCCACTGCTTTTGCCCTGTTCACCAAAAACCAACGCCAGTGGCGCGCCGCGCCGCTGAGTGACGAAGTTATCAGTCAATTCAAACGTGCCTGTGAAAAGTACAATTACGGTCCAGGCCAAATCCTTCCACACGATAGCTACCTGATTAACCTCGGTCATCCCGTCGAAGAAGCGCTGGAAAAATCCCGCGAAGCCTTTATTGATGAGCTGGAACGCTGCATGAAGCTGGGGTTATCCCTGCTGAACTTCCATCCTGGCAGCCACCTGATGCAAATCCCTGAAGAAGAGTGCCTGGCGCGTATCGCGCAGTCGATAAACATTGCACTGGATAAGACTGAAGGCGTGACGGCGGTGATTGAAAACACTGCGGGCCAGGGCAGTAATCTCGGTTTCCGCTTTGAGCATTTGGCAGCGATCATTGAGGGTGTAGAAGATAAATCCCGCGTCGGCGTTTGTATCGATACCTGCCACGCCTTTGCTGCGGGATACGATCTGCGTACTGAAGCCGATTGCGAAAAGACCTTTGCTGAATTCGACCGTATTGTTGGATTTAAATATTTGCGCGGTATGCACCTGAATGACGCGAAAAGTGCCTTTGGGAGTCGTGTCGACCGCCATAACAGCCTGGGAGAGGGCAATATCGGCCATACGCCGTTTGCCTGGATTATGCGCGATAATCGCTTTGACGGGATCCCAATGATTCTGGAAACAACTAACCCGGATATTTGGGCCGAAGAGATTGCCTGGCTAAAAGCTCAGCAACATGAAGAAGCCACGGCTTAA
- a CDS encoding YeiH family protein: MATLSIPTHRHSLWHFLPGLALAGSITALALWLGNIPSVAGLGLGALTLAILCGMVIGNTLYPKIWQHCDGGVLFAKQHLLRLGIILYGFRLTFSQIADVGVSGVIIDVLTLSSTFALACWLGQKVFGLDKQTSWLIGAGSSICGAAAILATEPVVKAEASKVTVAVATVVIFGTLAIFIYPMMYPYVAQWFTPETFGIYTGSTMHEVAQVVAAGHAISPETENAAVIAKMLRVMMLAPFLIFLAARVKQMAPAGQAQKSKITIPWFAVLFIVVAMFNSLHLLPTWAVNGLITLDTFLLAMAMAALGLTTHISALKKAGVRPLLMALVLFIWLIVGGGAINLGIHHLMA, translated from the coding sequence ATGGCTACGTTATCAATTCCCACTCATCGACATTCATTGTGGCATTTTCTGCCAGGCCTTGCGCTGGCGGGAAGCATTACTGCACTGGCTCTGTGGTTGGGTAACATTCCTTCCGTTGCCGGCCTTGGGCTGGGAGCATTGACGCTCGCCATTCTGTGCGGGATGGTTATCGGCAATACGCTATACCCGAAAATCTGGCAGCACTGTGATGGCGGCGTGCTGTTTGCCAAGCAACACTTATTGCGTCTTGGCATTATTCTTTATGGTTTTCGACTGACGTTTTCGCAAATTGCAGATGTCGGTGTCAGCGGCGTCATTATCGACGTTCTGACATTAAGCAGCACCTTTGCCCTCGCCTGCTGGCTGGGTCAGAAAGTATTTGGTCTGGATAAACAGACCAGTTGGTTAATTGGTGCGGGTAGCAGTATTTGTGGGGCAGCTGCAATTCTGGCGACGGAACCGGTTGTCAAAGCTGAAGCCAGCAAAGTGACCGTGGCCGTCGCAACGGTGGTGATTTTCGGTACGCTGGCTATCTTCATTTATCCGATGATGTATCCGTATGTCGCGCAGTGGTTCACACCGGAAACGTTTGGGATTTATACCGGTTCGACCATGCATGAAGTGGCGCAAGTCGTGGCTGCTGGGCATGCCATTAGCCCTGAGACTGAAAATGCTGCGGTGATTGCGAAAATGCTGCGCGTCATGATGCTGGCACCGTTCCTGATTTTCCTGGCAGCACGCGTTAAACAGATGGCTCCTGCGGGTCAGGCACAGAAAAGCAAAATTACGATCCCATGGTTTGCCGTGCTGTTCATTGTTGTAGCGATGTTTAACTCGTTGCACCTGCTGCCAACCTGGGCGGTTAATGGTCTGATAACCCTGGATACTTTCTTGTTAGCCATGGCGATGGCGGCGCTGGGTTTAACGACTCACATCAGCGCGCTGAAAAAAGCCGGTGTGCGTCCACTGTTGATGGCTCTGGTGCTGTTTATCTGGCTTATCGTCGGTGGTGGCGCGATTAACCTCGGCATACATCATTTAATGGCCTGA
- the yieE gene encoding DNA-binding transcriptional regulator YeiE produces the protein MHITLRQLEVFAEVLKSGSTTQASQMLSLSQSAVSAALSDLEGQLGVQLFDRVGKRLVVNEHGRLLYPRVVGLLEQAAEVEQLFKEDNGAIRVFASSTIGNYILPEMIAHYRRDFPTLPLEMSVGNSQDVINAVADFRVDIGLIEGPSHMTELVTEPWLEDELVVFAPPSAPFLQQPITLEILAEQPWILREKGSGTREIVDYLLLSHLPQFQLCMELGNSEAIKHAVRHGLGISCLSRRVIEEQLEAGSLVEVPVPLPRLVRTLYRIHHRQKHISNALQRFLKYCDE, from the coding sequence ATGCATATCACACTGCGGCAGCTTGAAGTTTTTGCCGAAGTCCTCAAAAGCGGCTCCACTACCCAGGCATCACAGATGCTGTCGCTGTCGCAATCAGCGGTGAGTGCCGCACTGTCCGATCTCGAAGGGCAATTGGGGGTGCAGTTGTTCGACCGCGTCGGTAAGCGACTGGTGGTCAACGAACATGGCCGCTTGTTGTATCCACGCGTCGTGGGTTTGCTGGAGCAGGCTGCGGAAGTCGAACAGCTTTTTAAAGAAGATAACGGCGCCATTCGCGTTTTCGCCAGTAGCACCATTGGTAACTATATTCTGCCGGAAATGATTGCCCATTATCGCCGCGATTTCCCGACACTCCCCCTGGAAATGAGCGTCGGCAATAGTCAGGATGTGATAAACGCGGTGGCGGATTTCCGTGTCGATATCGGCCTGATTGAAGGGCCAAGCCATATGACCGAATTGGTCACAGAACCCTGGCTTGAAGACGAGCTGGTTGTCTTTGCACCGCCGAGCGCACCTTTCTTGCAACAGCCGATTACCCTGGAAATCCTGGCAGAACAGCCGTGGATCCTGCGTGAAAAAGGCTCCGGTACCCGAGAAATTGTTGACTACTTGCTGCTTTCGCATTTGCCGCAGTTCCAGCTCTGCATGGAGTTAGGTAATTCGGAAGCGATTAAACACGCAGTGCGTCATGGTCTGGGCATTAGCTGCTTGTCACGCCGAGTGATTGAAGAACAGTTAGAAGCGGGGTCGCTGGTGGAAGTGCCTGTGCCATTGCCACGGCTGGTGAGGACTCTGTACCGCATTCATCATCGGCAGAAGCATATTTCAAACGCATTGCAGCGCTTTTTAAAGTATTGCGACGAGTAA
- a CDS encoding SDR family oxidoreductase has protein sequence MSKLLITGATGFLGGAVLARALSDASIESILLLVRADSANEGVARIKNNLANFGCSEVLLSKINENNILLGDLAYSENFLNDERLSSVTHVINSAAVASFGDNALIWKVNVEGTLKFVKRMADVSGLVRFVHVGTAMSCVPEAGTLVTESMARKPEEEHLVQYTWSKSTIEQLMMEHCPQLPLVIARPSIVVGHSEEGCRPSSSIFWVFRMALMLGKFMCSMEDKIDVIPVDYCAEALLLLARRSELTEKVYHISAGDAGSTQFVEIDRAMASALNQNPIYATYQQVDYSELVRNRRNFKEIYGPCNERLMLRAMRLYGEFSMLNVRFSNKKLLDLGMSPPPRFVDYISRCVETTRDFSIPELMKVDFK, from the coding sequence ATGAGCAAACTACTGATTACCGGTGCAACAGGCTTTCTGGGCGGTGCTGTGTTAGCGCGGGCGCTTTCTGATGCCTCTATTGAATCAATTTTGCTGCTAGTAAGAGCAGACAGCGCTAATGAAGGTGTCGCTCGAATCAAAAATAATCTGGCTAACTTTGGTTGTAGTGAAGTATTACTCTCTAAAATTAATGAAAATAATATATTACTGGGAGACCTGGCATATTCAGAAAACTTTTTGAATGACGAAAGACTTTCCTCTGTGACTCATGTGATTAACTCGGCCGCCGTCGCGTCATTTGGTGATAATGCGTTAATCTGGAAAGTGAATGTTGAAGGGACACTGAAGTTTGTAAAACGTATGGCTGATGTTTCTGGTTTAGTGCGTTTTGTACATGTGGGAACCGCCATGTCTTGCGTACCAGAAGCCGGAACCTTAGTTACTGAGAGCATGGCGCGCAAACCGGAAGAAGAACATTTAGTGCAATACACCTGGTCTAAATCCACCATTGAGCAATTAATGATGGAGCACTGCCCGCAACTGCCATTGGTGATTGCACGCCCATCGATTGTGGTCGGACACAGCGAAGAAGGGTGTCGCCCGTCGAGCAGTATTTTTTGGGTCTTCCGAATGGCGTTAATGCTCGGGAAATTCATGTGCTCGATGGAAGATAAGATTGATGTTATTCCGGTCGATTATTGCGCTGAAGCTCTTCTGCTACTCGCCAGGCGTTCTGAACTGACCGAAAAGGTCTACCACATTTCCGCTGGAGACGCCGGGAGTACCCAGTTTGTTGAAATAGACCGAGCGATGGCATCTGCATTGAATCAAAACCCCATTTATGCAACTTATCAGCAGGTTGATTACAGCGAGTTGGTGAGGAATCGTAGAAATTTCAAAGAGATTTATGGCCCGTGCAACGAACGCCTGATGCTCAGAGCGATGCGTTTGTACGGTGAATTCTCCATGCTAAATGTGCGTTTTTCGAATAAAAAACTGCTGGATTTGGGCATGTCGCCGCCGCCGCGTTTTGTTGACTACATTAGTCGCTGTGTCGAGACGACCCGCGATTTCAGTATCCCTGAATTAATGAAGGTGGATTTTAAGTAG
- a CDS encoding amino acid permease has protein sequence MVSQDKTTQAPGLRRELKARHLTMIAIGGSIGTGLFVASGATISQAGPGGALLSYMLIGLMVYFLMTSLGELAAYMPVSGSFATYGQQYVEEGFGFALGWNYWYNWAVTIAVDLVAAQLVMNYWFPDTPGWIWSALFLGIMFLLNYISVKGFGEAEYWFSLIKVTTVIIFIIVGVMMIMGIFKGAQPAGWSNWTIGDAPFAGGFSAMIGVAMIVGFSFQGTELIGVAAGESEDPGKNIPRAVRQVFWRILLFYVFAILIISLIIPYTDPSLLRNDVKDIGVSPFTLVFEHAGLLSAAAVMNAVILTAVLSAGNSGMYASTRMLYTLACDGKAPRIFSKLSVGGVPRYALIATTVVAGLCFLTSMYGNQTVYLWLLNTSGMTGFIAWLGIAISHYRFRRGYVKQGLDLNDLPYVSGFFPVGPIFAFILCLIITLGQNYEAFLADRIDWAGVTATYIGIPLFLAIWFGYKITKGSRFVKYSEMTFPKTFKK, from the coding sequence ATGGTTTCTCAAGATAAAACAACACAAGCGCCTGGCTTACGACGTGAGCTAAAAGCGCGCCACCTAACGATGATCGCCATTGGCGGATCCATCGGAACCGGGCTATTTGTTGCCTCTGGTGCAACCATTTCTCAGGCGGGCCCTGGCGGTGCGCTACTCTCCTATATGCTGATTGGTCTGATGGTGTACTTCCTGATGACAAGCCTGGGTGAGCTTGCGGCATACATGCCGGTTTCTGGTTCTTTTGCCACCTACGGGCAACAATACGTTGAAGAAGGCTTTGGCTTCGCGCTGGGCTGGAACTACTGGTACAACTGGGCGGTCACTATCGCAGTTGACCTCGTCGCCGCACAGTTGGTGATGAACTACTGGTTCCCTGATACCCCAGGCTGGATTTGGAGTGCGTTGTTCCTCGGCATCATGTTCCTGCTGAACTACATCTCCGTTAAAGGCTTTGGTGAAGCAGAATACTGGTTCTCACTGATTAAAGTGACGACGGTTATCATCTTTATCATTGTCGGCGTGATGATGATTATGGGTATCTTCAAAGGTGCGCAACCTGCGGGCTGGAGCAACTGGACGATTGGTGATGCACCCTTCGCTGGTGGATTCTCCGCCATGATAGGCGTGGCGATGATAGTCGGCTTCTCCTTCCAGGGGACTGAGCTTATCGGTGTTGCTGCGGGTGAATCGGAAGATCCAGGTAAGAACATTCCACGTGCTGTGCGTCAGGTGTTCTGGCGTATCCTGCTGTTCTATGTGTTCGCGATTCTGATTATCAGCCTGATCATTCCGTATACCGATCCGAGCTTGCTGCGTAATGATGTGAAAGACATCGGCGTAAGCCCGTTCACCCTGGTATTTGAGCACGCAGGTCTGCTGTCTGCGGCGGCTGTTATGAACGCCGTAATCCTGACTGCGGTACTGTCTGCGGGTAACTCCGGGATGTACGCATCAACACGTATGCTTTACACCCTGGCCTGTGATGGCAAAGCACCACGCATTTTCTCTAAGCTGTCTGTGGGCGGCGTGCCGCGTTATGCGCTGATTGCGACAACAGTCGTTGCGGGTTTGTGCTTCCTGACATCGATGTATGGCAACCAGACCGTTTACCTGTGGCTGCTGAACACCTCCGGTATGACGGGCTTCATCGCGTGGTTAGGTATTGCGATTAGCCACTACCGCTTCCGTCGTGGCTATGTGAAACAAGGGCTTGATCTCAACGATTTGCCATACGTTTCAGGCTTCTTCCCTGTGGGCCCAATCTTTGCCTTCATTCTGTGCCTGATTATCACACTGGGTCAGAACTACGAAGCCTTCCTGGCCGATAGAATTGACTGGGCTGGCGTAACCGCAACCTACATCGGTATTCCATTGTTCCTGGCGATTTGGTTCGGCTACAAGATAACTAAAGGTTCTCGTTTCGTGAAATACAGCGAAATGACGTTCCCAAAAACGTTTAAAAAGTAA
- a CDS encoding IclR family transcriptional regulator: MSDKESDVTKEKDRPAGSQSLFRGLQLIEILSNYPNGCPLAHLSELAELNKSTVHRLLQGLQSCGYVTPAPAAGSYRLTTKFISVGQKALSSLNIIHVAAPHLETLNIVTGETVNFSSREDDHAILIYKLEPTTGMLRTRAYIGQHMPLYCSAMGKIYMAFGHPEYVEQYWESHQQEIQPLTRNTITSVEQMYQELEQIREQKMAMDREENELGVSCIAVPVFDIHHRVSYSISISLSTAKLRQVGEKKLLKPLQETAAAISRELGLNG; this comes from the coding sequence ATGAGCGATAAAGAAAGTGATGTGACCAAAGAAAAGGACAGACCGGCTGGCAGCCAGAGTTTATTCCGAGGGCTGCAGCTCATTGAGATCCTCAGTAATTACCCCAACGGTTGCCCGCTGGCGCATTTATCTGAGTTGGCAGAATTGAATAAAAGCACCGTGCACCGCCTGTTACAGGGGTTACAGTCCTGCGGATACGTGACACCAGCGCCCGCAGCGGGGAGCTATCGCCTGACGACCAAGTTTATCTCGGTTGGGCAAAAAGCACTTTCGTCGTTAAATATCATTCACGTCGCAGCTCCGCATCTGGAAACGCTGAATATCGTCACCGGCGAGACGGTAAACTTTTCCAGTCGCGAAGACGATCATGCCATTCTGATCTATAAGCTCGAGCCCACCACGGGAATGCTGCGTACCAGAGCCTATATCGGCCAGCATATGCCGCTGTACTGCTCGGCAATGGGGAAAATTTATATGGCCTTTGGCCACCCAGAGTATGTCGAGCAATATTGGGAGAGCCATCAGCAGGAGATCCAGCCTTTAACCCGCAATACCATCACCAGCGTTGAGCAGATGTATCAGGAGTTAGAGCAGATCCGCGAGCAGAAAATGGCGATGGACCGGGAAGAGAACGAGTTGGGCGTTTCATGTATTGCGGTGCCGGTGTTTGATATTCACCATCGCGTGAGTTATTCGATTTCGATTTCGCTTTCAACGGCCAAGTTGCGCCAGGTGGGAGAGAAGAAGTTGTTGAAGCCGTTACAGGAAACCGCTGCCGCTATTTCGCGGGAATTGGGATTGAACGGTTAA